Proteins from a genomic interval of Paenibacillus lentus:
- a CDS encoding YggS family pyridoxal phosphate-dependent enzyme, whose translation MSLKDRIQQVERLVQAACERSGRDRDDVNVVAVTKYVSMETTGLLLDEGIVHIGENRPQKAVPKWEALEGRGVWHFIGHLQSNKVKDVIGKFQYIHSLDRLSLAKELEKRAAAQGITVSAFLQVNVSGETSKHGVRPEDAAQLLREIDSFSHIKVIGLMTMAPIEDDPELTRPVFRGLRELRDQLNAQKITKEPLTELSMGMSGDFEIAIEEGATWVRLGTLLVGKGEET comes from the coding sequence TTGTCACTCAAAGATCGGATTCAGCAGGTGGAGCGCCTTGTTCAGGCCGCGTGTGAGCGAAGCGGACGTGACCGGGACGACGTCAATGTGGTCGCGGTGACAAAGTATGTGAGCATGGAGACGACAGGCTTGCTTCTGGATGAAGGCATCGTTCATATTGGGGAGAATCGCCCACAGAAGGCGGTACCAAAATGGGAGGCGCTTGAAGGGCGAGGAGTATGGCACTTCATCGGCCATCTGCAGAGTAATAAAGTCAAGGACGTTATTGGTAAATTTCAATATATTCATTCTCTGGATCGTCTGTCCCTGGCCAAGGAGCTTGAGAAACGGGCAGCGGCTCAAGGAATTACGGTATCTGCATTTCTGCAGGTCAACGTATCTGGAGAAACATCCAAGCATGGAGTCCGTCCAGAGGATGCGGCTCAATTATTGCGGGAAATCGACTCTTTTTCTCACATTAAGGTTATTGGACTAATGACGATGGCTCCAATCGAGGACGATCCGGAGCTAACGCGTCCAGTATTCCGGGGGCTTCGTGAGTTAAGAGATCAGCTGAATGCCCAGAAAATTACGAAGGAACCGTTAACCGAACTGTCGATGGGGATGTCGGGAGATTTTGAAATAGCGATTGAGGAAGGGGCGACTTGGGTACGCCTGGGGACTCTTTTGGTAGGGAAAGGGGAGGAGACGTAA
- a CDS encoding cell division protein SepF has protein sequence MGVMNRFMNFLGLQEEEEIVEREKLQEQEEVEFEAPSFEARRNQKINNVVSIHSQKNVKVILYEPRSYDEAQEIADHLRSHRSVVVNLQRVRNDQAMRIIDFLSGTIYALSGSISKIGGNIFLCTPDTVEIQGSITEILTEDQEYNNRMR, from the coding sequence ATGGGAGTAATGAATCGGTTTATGAATTTTCTGGGCCTTCAGGAAGAAGAAGAAATCGTGGAGCGTGAGAAGCTGCAGGAACAAGAGGAAGTTGAATTTGAGGCGCCAAGCTTTGAAGCTCGCAGAAATCAAAAGATCAACAACGTAGTCAGCATCCACTCACAGAAGAACGTGAAGGTTATCTTATATGAACCGCGTTCCTACGACGAAGCACAGGAAATTGCCGACCATTTGCGCTCGCACAGGTCGGTTGTCGTCAATTTACAAAGAGTACGCAATGATCAAGCGATGCGCATTATTGATTTTCTAAGCGGCACGATCTATGCGCTTAGCGGCAGTATTTCCAAAATCGGCGGCAACATATTTCTCTGTACGCCGGATACGGTAGAAATACAAGGCTCGATTACAGAAATCCTGACAGAAGATCAGGAATATAATAACAGAATGAGGTGA
- a CDS encoding YggT family protein — MLHDIYFYMVLIYILMSWVPNVRESFIGELLGKLVEPFLAPFRRFIPPIMGVIDISPIVAIFVLRMAVFGLISVLNFVLR; from the coding sequence ATGCTTCATGATATATATTTTTACATGGTTTTGATTTATATCTTGATGTCTTGGGTTCCGAACGTCCGTGAGAGCTTTATTGGAGAGCTGCTGGGCAAGCTGGTCGAGCCTTTCTTGGCTCCGTTTAGACGATTTATCCCGCCGATTATGGGTGTGATCGATATCTCGCCGATCGTCGCTATTTTCGTCCTGCGGATGGCTGTATTTGGTTTGATTAGCGTGTTGAACTTCGTGTTGAGGTGA
- a CDS encoding RNA-binding protein: MRANIYEHFLPEERPFVDRVWEWVVNAGDYHEAKLSDFLDPRQCHIVESLANRHADVHIRLDGGFPEAERRRALIAPDYRDIEAEPMGMKVLSISSDDQKLASLQHGDYLGAILGLGLKRDKVGDIHVREDGCHVIVTEEISVFLDMNLRQVHRVNVMTEVLELKALRTADATLEPLDITVASLRLDGIAGDVFRLSRSKIVVPIRAGRCRVNWKTEEDPSKPLKSGDIVALQGFGRFKVLETDGMTKKGRHRVRIGKFV, from the coding sequence ATGCGGGCAAATATATACGAACATTTCCTTCCGGAGGAGCGTCCGTTTGTAGACCGGGTCTGGGAGTGGGTTGTCAATGCGGGGGATTATCATGAAGCGAAATTAAGCGACTTCCTGGATCCACGTCAATGCCACATTGTGGAGAGCCTGGCAAATCGACATGCCGATGTCCACATCCGTCTGGACGGCGGATTCCCGGAAGCGGAGCGGCGGCGGGCACTGATCGCTCCGGATTATCGGGATATTGAAGCAGAGCCGATGGGAATGAAGGTGCTTAGCATTTCCTCCGATGATCAGAAACTGGCCTCGCTTCAGCATGGCGATTACTTGGGGGCCATCCTTGGCCTTGGCCTTAAACGGGACAAGGTTGGCGATATTCATGTCCGCGAGGATGGATGTCATGTCATCGTCACGGAGGAAATATCCGTGTTTCTGGATATGAATCTCCGTCAGGTTCACCGGGTTAACGTTATGACCGAGGTGCTTGAACTTAAAGCGCTAAGAACGGCAGACGCTACGCTTGAGCCGCTGGACATCACGGTGGCTTCTTTACGTTTGGACGGGATTGCGGGCGATGTATTCCGCCTGAGCAGGAGCAAGATTGTTGTGCCGATTAGAGCGGGACGCTGCCGGGTGAATTGGAAGACGGAGGAAGATCCATCCAAGCCGTTAAAATCTGGCGACATTGTAGCACTTCAAGGATTCGGCAGATTCAAGGTGTTGGAGACGGACGGCATGACGAAAAAAGGAAGACACCGTGTCCGAATCGGTAAATTTGTGTGA
- a CDS encoding DivIVA domain-containing protein: MPLTPLDIHNKEFSRRIRGYDEDEVNEFLDQVIKDYEIVIRENKELQSQLLAVQERLDHFANIEETLSKTIIVAQEAADEVKNNAKKEAQLIVKEAEKNADRIVNESLAKSRKIAMEVEELKKQASIYRARFRTLVEAQLDLLSHDGWESLEDRDRLEDHERQREREIKEIY, translated from the coding sequence ATGCCATTAACGCCGCTGGATATACATAATAAAGAATTTTCCAGACGTATTCGCGGTTACGATGAAGACGAAGTTAATGAATTTCTCGATCAGGTGATTAAAGATTACGAGATTGTGATCCGGGAGAATAAGGAGCTTCAAAGCCAATTGTTGGCTGTACAAGAGAGACTGGATCATTTTGCAAATATTGAAGAAACGCTCAGCAAAACTATCATCGTAGCGCAAGAAGCGGCGGATGAAGTGAAGAATAATGCGAAGAAAGAAGCACAGCTTATCGTCAAAGAAGCTGAGAAGAACGCGGATCGCATCGTCAATGAGTCGTTGGCCAAATCGCGAAAAATCGCTATGGAAGTCGAGGAGCTGAAGAAGCAGGCCTCGATTTACCGCGCTCGCTTCCGGACATTGGTCGAGGCTCAGCTTGATCTGCTCAGCCATGATGGATGGGAATCGCTTGAGGATCGCGATCGGCTTGAGGATCATGAGCGCCAACGCGAGCGTGAAATCAAAGAAATTTACTAA
- the ileS gene encoding isoleucine--tRNA ligase: MKKVDVKEQARARDQRILHKWKQENTFKRSMENREGRPNYVFYEGPPTANGAPHIGHVLGRVIKDFIGRYQTMNGYRVVRKAGWDTHGLPVELGVEKQLGISGKQEIEKYGVEKFVKKCKDSVFEYEKQWRELTEGIAYWTDLDNPYITLENTYIESVWNILSTIHQKGLLYRGHRVSPYCPCCQTTLSSHEVAQGYEDVKDLSATAKFKLKDSGEFVLAWTTTPWTLPAHVALAVNPELEYVRAKQEDGVYIVAKNLADDVLKGEFEVLSTLKGAELVGQSYTPPFSYVAPENGLVILGADFVTDASGTGIVHMAPAHGEDDYRVCRENGVQFVSVVNTQGRYTDEVADFTGRFVKDCDLDIVKWLSERGLLYSKEKYEHSYPFCWRCKSPLLYYAMESWFIQTTAVKDQLIANNNGVQWYPGHIREGRFGKFLEDLVDWNISRNRYWGTPLNVWMCNSCKGEYAPSSHKDMREHAVGDVSEDLELHKPYVDEVKLHCPHCEGGIMERTSEVIDVWFDSGSMPFAQHHYPFGDNKVFEDQYPADMICEGIDQTRGWFYSLLAVSTLFNGKAPYKAVISTGHILDENGQKMSKSKGNVIDPWDIINEFGADAFRWALLSDSAPWNSKRFSKGIVAEAKSKVVDTLVNTHSFLTLYAGIDGFNPEEHEFRPSKSKLDRWILSRLNSLIQVVNKGLAVNDFLNPAKAIEGFIDELSNWYIRRSRDRFWGSGLGEDKVSAYQTLIHVLLTLSKLMAPYTPLLSEDIYTNLGGGDSVHLADYPKADEALIDQTLEKDMETARQIVELARNVRNETGIKTRQPLTSLIVSMDREFAVAEYEGIIKDEINVKRIELETSDSGFVDFTLKLNLKVAGKKYGKNVGFLQGFLKGLAPEETRRTVESGSIKVTSPEGEELHITSEELLIDKQAKSGFASASGYGITVALNTDITPELEQEGWVREVVRAVQDTRKKLDLPIEKRVHLTLDVDDELKAAIEAFEQVLRDNVLITDVKFAKLEGEVESADLGTKKIGIHIEA; encoded by the coding sequence ATGAAAAAAGTAGATGTTAAAGAACAGGCGAGAGCTCGTGACCAGCGCATCCTCCATAAATGGAAGCAGGAGAATACATTTAAGCGCAGTATGGAAAATCGTGAGGGGCGGCCGAATTATGTGTTCTATGAAGGTCCGCCTACGGCTAACGGTGCACCGCATATCGGTCACGTTCTGGGTCGGGTAATCAAGGATTTTATTGGCCGCTATCAGACGATGAACGGCTATCGTGTGGTTCGAAAAGCAGGTTGGGATACCCATGGTCTGCCTGTCGAGCTCGGTGTCGAGAAACAGTTGGGTATTTCCGGCAAGCAGGAGATTGAGAAGTATGGTGTAGAGAAGTTCGTGAAGAAGTGTAAGGATAGCGTATTCGAATACGAGAAGCAATGGCGAGAGTTAACGGAAGGGATCGCTTATTGGACCGATCTGGATAACCCATACATCACGCTGGAGAATACGTACATTGAGAGCGTGTGGAATATTTTATCGACAATTCACCAGAAGGGATTGCTCTATCGCGGCCATCGTGTAAGTCCGTATTGTCCATGCTGCCAAACGACGCTTAGTTCCCATGAAGTCGCACAAGGGTATGAAGACGTAAAAGACCTGAGTGCGACCGCAAAATTCAAGCTGAAGGACAGCGGAGAATTTGTGCTTGCCTGGACGACAACGCCTTGGACGCTGCCTGCTCACGTAGCTCTTGCCGTCAACCCGGAGTTGGAATATGTTCGTGCCAAGCAGGAGGATGGTGTATATATCGTTGCCAAAAATTTGGCCGATGATGTCCTCAAAGGCGAATTTGAAGTACTGTCAACGCTGAAGGGCGCCGAGCTTGTAGGCCAATCTTATACCCCGCCGTTTAGTTACGTTGCGCCGGAGAACGGACTCGTTATTTTAGGGGCGGACTTTGTTACAGATGCCAGCGGTACAGGGATCGTCCATATGGCTCCTGCTCATGGTGAAGACGACTATAGAGTGTGCCGCGAGAACGGCGTTCAATTCGTCAGCGTGGTTAACACACAGGGGCGTTATACGGATGAAGTAGCCGATTTCACCGGCCGTTTTGTGAAAGATTGCGATCTGGATATCGTAAAATGGCTGTCTGAACGCGGTCTGCTGTACTCCAAAGAAAAATACGAGCACAGTTATCCGTTCTGCTGGCGCTGCAAATCGCCGCTGTTGTACTATGCAATGGAAAGCTGGTTCATTCAGACAACGGCGGTGAAGGATCAGTTGATCGCCAACAATAATGGCGTACAGTGGTATCCAGGGCATATTCGCGAAGGCCGTTTCGGTAAATTCCTTGAGGATCTAGTAGATTGGAATATTAGCCGCAATCGTTACTGGGGGACCCCGCTTAACGTGTGGATGTGTAACTCTTGTAAAGGCGAATATGCACCTTCCAGCCATAAAGATATGCGAGAGCATGCCGTAGGTGACGTATCCGAAGATCTTGAGCTGCATAAGCCTTATGTGGATGAAGTGAAGCTGCACTGCCCGCATTGTGAAGGCGGAATTATGGAGCGTACATCCGAAGTGATTGACGTGTGGTTCGACAGCGGCTCCATGCCATTTGCGCAGCATCACTACCCGTTCGGCGATAATAAAGTATTCGAGGATCAGTACCCTGCCGATATGATTTGCGAAGGAATTGACCAAACGCGCGGCTGGTTCTACAGTTTGCTTGCGGTATCTACGCTCTTTAATGGTAAAGCTCCTTATAAGGCTGTCATTTCAACAGGCCATATCCTCGATGAAAATGGACAGAAAATGTCTAAATCCAAGGGCAATGTCATTGATCCGTGGGATATTATCAACGAATTTGGAGCGGATGCTTTCCGCTGGGCCTTGCTGTCTGACAGTGCGCCATGGAATAGCAAGCGATTCTCCAAGGGTATTGTCGCCGAAGCGAAATCCAAAGTGGTGGATACGCTGGTCAACACGCATTCCTTCCTGACATTGTATGCTGGAATCGACGGATTCAATCCAGAGGAGCACGAGTTCCGGCCGTCCAAGAGCAAGCTGGATCGCTGGATTCTGTCCCGTCTCAACAGCTTGATCCAGGTCGTGAATAAAGGGCTGGCTGTAAATGACTTCCTGAATCCGGCCAAAGCGATTGAAGGCTTTATCGATGAGTTAAGCAACTGGTATATCCGCCGCTCTCGTGATCGTTTCTGGGGCAGCGGCCTTGGGGAGGATAAGGTATCCGCTTATCAGACGCTGATTCATGTGTTGTTGACACTCTCCAAGCTGATGGCACCGTATACGCCGCTATTATCGGAGGATATTTACACGAATCTTGGCGGCGGGGATAGCGTACACTTAGCGGATTATCCAAAGGCGGATGAAGCTTTGATCGACCAGACGCTTGAAAAGGATATGGAGACTGCGCGTCAAATTGTTGAATTGGCTCGAAATGTACGGAATGAGACTGGGATCAAAACGCGTCAGCCGCTAACGAGCTTGATCGTTTCTATGGATCGTGAATTTGCGGTTGCTGAATACGAAGGAATCATCAAGGATGAGATCAACGTCAAGAGAATCGAGTTGGAGACAAGTGACAGCGGCTTTGTCGATTTCACGCTTAAGCTGAATTTGAAGGTGGCCGGCAAGAAATACGGCAAGAATGTGGGCTTCCTACAGGGCTTTCTGAAGGGACTAGCACCTGAGGAAACTCGCCGTACGGTTGAGAGCGGCTCGATCAAAGTAACCTCTCCGGAAGGGGAAGAACTTCATATTACTTCGGAAGAGCTACTGATCGACAAACAGGCGAAGTCTGGTTTTGCTTCTGCATCGGGTTATGGCATCACGGTAGCGCTGAATACCGATATTACGCCGGAGCTGGAGCAGGAGGGCTGGGTACGCGAGGTTGTTCGCGCGGTCCAAGATACCCGCAAGAAGCTGGATCTGCCAATTGAGAAGAGAGTGCATTTGACTCTCGATGTAGACGATGAACTGAAAGCGGCCATCGAAGCTTTCGAGCAGGTACTTCGCGATAACGTGCTGATTACGGATGTGAAGTTCGCCAAACTGGAGGGCGAAGTTGAGAGCGCAGATCTTGGCACGAAGAAGATTGGAATTCATATCGAAGCTTAA
- a CDS encoding DUF5665 domain-containing protein, whose product MIQRRRKEDAGNAVNTVNIASAPNTPADPANLANTNKIHDHVGNPSADEKMNVMYNLTLKWAHQLEQSRITEYSELLYRPWSLIWRNILAGTARGVGIAIGFTFFAATIIYILQILGALNLPIIGDYIADIVRIVQRQLELNTY is encoded by the coding sequence ATGATTCAGCGTAGACGGAAAGAAGACGCAGGAAATGCAGTGAATACAGTAAATATAGCAAGTGCACCAAATACACCAGCAGACCCAGCAAACTTAGCAAATACTAATAAGATTCATGATCATGTTGGAAATCCATCGGCCGACGAGAAAATGAACGTCATGTATAACCTGACCTTAAAGTGGGCGCATCAGCTTGAGCAATCGCGAATTACCGAATACTCTGAACTGCTGTATCGTCCATGGAGCTTGATCTGGCGCAATATTCTAGCCGGGACAGCTAGGGGCGTGGGGATCGCCATTGGCTTCACTTTTTTTGCGGCAACGATCATTTATATCCTGCAGATTCTTGGGGCGTTGAATTTGCCAATTATCGGAGACTACATCGCCGATATCGTTCGAATTGTCCAGCGGCAATTAGAGCTCAATACGTATTAG
- a CDS encoding TraR/DksA C4-type zinc finger protein, with protein sequence MPHLTKQLISELEAELRSEQQSIKTKLSANDHYGLNRSIRDNTSELSAVDNHPADIGTELFERGKDLALTDHDELHLTRVEDALERIADGTYGYCLTCEKPIDIQRLKAIPETAYCKEHSPQSNVSMHRPVEEQFLHPPFGRTSLDERADETEFDGKDAWQIVESYGTSNSPAMAEEDEIDDYNDMEIEASNELDGFVEPYESFVATDIYGQEVFFYRNGQYRKHMSATEYLDSEESLGDGPNTY encoded by the coding sequence ATGCCCCACCTTACAAAGCAGCTTATTTCAGAGCTTGAAGCCGAGCTGCGTTCCGAGCAACAATCCATCAAGACCAAACTGTCCGCCAACGATCACTACGGTCTGAACCGAAGCATTCGCGATAATACCAGCGAACTCAGCGCGGTCGACAACCACCCTGCTGATATCGGAACAGAGTTATTCGAACGAGGCAAGGATTTGGCACTCACTGATCACGATGAGCTGCACTTGACTCGCGTAGAAGACGCGCTGGAACGTATAGCCGATGGAACTTACGGCTACTGCCTGACCTGCGAGAAGCCGATCGATATTCAGCGCCTAAAGGCGATACCAGAAACAGCTTACTGTAAAGAGCACAGTCCCCAGTCTAACGTATCCATGCATCGGCCTGTCGAGGAGCAATTCCTGCATCCTCCATTCGGCCGCACCAGTCTAGATGAGCGTGCTGACGAGACAGAATTCGACGGAAAGGACGCTTGGCAAATCGTCGAGAGCTATGGTACATCGAACTCCCCGGCTATGGCGGAGGAGGACGAGATCGATGATTACAATGACATGGAAATCGAGGCCAGCAATGAGCTGGATGGCTTCGTCGAGCCCTATGAAAGCTTTGTCGCTACAGACATTTATGGTCAAGAGGTATTCTTTTATCGTAATGGCCAGTACCGCAAGCATATGAGCGCCACGGAATATTTGGACAGCGAGGAGTCATTAGGCGACGGGCCGAATACGTACTAA
- the lspA gene encoding signal peptidase II, with product MIYFLIAFVIFLIDQGTKYLIATRMTIGEQIPIIGDFFLITSHRNRGAAFGILENQRLFFIIFTIVVVIGVVWYMQKVKGSPNKLLPAALSLVLGGTLGNFLDRLLTGEVVDFLQFNFGSYTFPIFNVADTSIVIGFSLIVLDSFLEIKREKKASTALAADQEDKS from the coding sequence ATGATTTATTTTTTGATAGCGTTTGTTATTTTCCTTATTGATCAGGGAACAAAGTATTTGATAGCTACACGAATGACAATAGGAGAGCAAATTCCCATCATCGGGGACTTCTTCCTGATTACTTCACATCGTAACCGGGGCGCGGCTTTTGGGATTTTGGAGAATCAGCGTTTGTTTTTTATCATATTTACGATCGTTGTCGTTATAGGCGTTGTTTGGTATATGCAAAAAGTGAAGGGATCCCCTAATAAATTGCTGCCGGCCGCTCTTTCCCTTGTATTGGGAGGAACGCTTGGAAATTTCCTGGATCGGTTGTTGACAGGAGAAGTCGTCGATTTCTTGCAGTTTAATTTTGGCAGCTACACATTTCCAATTTTTAATGTGGCCGATACGTCGATTGTCATCGGTTTCAGTTTGATTGTTCTGGATTCATTTCTGGAAATTAAGCGGGAGAAGAAGGCATCAACTGCTCTTGCCGCAGATCAAGAGGATAAGTCATGA
- a CDS encoding RluA family pseudouridine synthase translates to MEWQADEAAAKTRIDKYVKQQLGDDTSRTQIQIWIENGAVLVNGSTVKTNYKLEIGDCVTLTVPEAESVEIVPEDIPLDIYYEDSDVIVVNKPRGMVVHPAPGHSSGTLVNALMAHCKDLSGINGELRPGIVHRIDKDTSGLIMAAKNDKSHASLAAQLKEHSVTRKYLALVHDNLSHDQGTVDAPIGRDPHDRKMYTVIDRNSKHAVTHFHVVERFGDYTLLELKLETGRTHQIRVHMKFIGHPLVGDPMYGRSKGIKFEGQALHAAVLGFVHPATGEYMEFTAPFPADMEDLLHSLRSR, encoded by the coding sequence ATGGAATGGCAGGCAGACGAGGCAGCAGCCAAGACGCGGATTGATAAATATGTGAAGCAGCAGCTAGGCGATGATACTTCGCGTACCCAAATCCAAATTTGGATTGAGAATGGGGCTGTGCTGGTGAACGGTTCAACAGTGAAGACGAATTATAAGCTCGAAATCGGAGATTGCGTTACACTAACGGTTCCCGAGGCTGAGTCTGTAGAAATTGTGCCGGAGGATATCCCGCTGGATATTTACTATGAAGACAGTGATGTCATCGTTGTTAACAAACCGCGCGGAATGGTCGTTCACCCAGCGCCAGGGCACTCTTCAGGCACGCTAGTGAATGCCCTGATGGCGCACTGTAAGGATTTGTCTGGGATTAACGGAGAGCTGCGTCCAGGCATCGTTCACCGAATTGATAAGGATACGTCGGGACTGATTATGGCAGCGAAGAATGATAAGTCTCATGCTTCGTTAGCTGCTCAACTGAAAGAACATTCCGTGACAAGGAAGTATTTGGCGCTCGTTCATGACAACCTGAGCCATGATCAGGGAACGGTGGACGCTCCCATTGGGCGGGATCCACATGATCGCAAGATGTATACTGTCATCGATCGCAATAGCAAGCATGCGGTGACTCATTTTCATGTAGTGGAGCGTTTTGGCGATTACACGCTACTGGAATTGAAGCTGGAGACCGGAAGGACACATCAAATTCGCGTGCATATGAAGTTTATCGGGCATCCGTTAGTTGGGGATCCGATGTACGGGCGGAGCAAAGGCATTAAATTTGAAGGCCAAGCGCTTCATGCGGCAGTACTTGGCTTTGTCCATCCAGCAACAGGTGAATATATGGAGTTTACGGCCCCATTCCCTGCAGATATGGAGGATCTGCTGCACTCGCTGAGAAGTCGCTAA
- a CDS encoding LL-diaminopimelate aminotransferase, with the protein MKVAVINQNPFKETYIMQQLAERIGGADYGKETAIYKFEKIKRAKAAARKEFPDIELIDMGVGEPDEMADATIVGRLAAEAEKPENRGYADNGIAEFKEAAAQYLQDVFNVQGIDPVTEIVHSIGSKPALAMLPYCFINPGDLALLTVPGYPVLGTHTKYLGGEVYKLSLTEENAFLPDLETIPEEIARKAKLLYLNYPNNPTGASATYEFFAKVVDWAHKNKVIVVHDAPYAALTFDGLKPLSFLSIPGAKEVGVELHSLSKSYNMTGWRIGFVAGNPLIVKAFSDVKDNCDSGQFIAIQKAAAYALAHPEITERIAMKYSRRHELLVNALNKLGFKARKPRGSFFLYVKIPKGITGGETFETAEDFSQYLIRRKLISTVPWDEAGPYVRFSVTFEANGIEEEEEVVKEIKRRLGSIKFEF; encoded by the coding sequence ATGAAAGTAGCAGTAATAAACCAAAACCCGTTTAAAGAAACCTATATTATGCAGCAGCTTGCCGAACGAATCGGCGGAGCTGATTACGGCAAGGAAACAGCCATTTACAAGTTTGAGAAAATCAAGCGCGCTAAGGCAGCTGCAAGAAAGGAATTTCCTGATATTGAACTGATTGACATGGGTGTGGGAGAACCCGATGAAATGGCAGATGCAACTATAGTAGGCAGGCTGGCCGCGGAGGCGGAAAAGCCGGAGAATAGAGGTTATGCCGATAATGGTATAGCTGAATTCAAGGAGGCTGCTGCGCAGTATTTGCAGGATGTCTTCAATGTTCAAGGCATAGATCCGGTGACGGAGATCGTTCACTCGATCGGCTCCAAGCCGGCTTTGGCGATGCTTCCATACTGCTTTATTAATCCGGGCGATTTAGCCCTATTGACGGTTCCGGGATATCCGGTACTAGGAACTCATACGAAATATTTAGGCGGGGAAGTGTATAAGCTATCGCTGACGGAAGAGAATGCTTTTCTGCCTGATCTGGAGACGATCCCGGAGGAAATTGCGCGTAAGGCTAAACTACTTTACTTGAATTACCCGAATAATCCAACCGGAGCCAGCGCGACTTATGAATTTTTTGCTAAAGTTGTTGATTGGGCCCATAAAAATAAAGTCATCGTTGTTCATGATGCTCCTTATGCGGCTCTGACATTTGACGGACTTAAGCCGTTAAGTTTCTTGTCTATTCCTGGTGCTAAAGAGGTCGGTGTCGAGCTTCACTCTTTATCCAAGTCTTATAACATGACAGGCTGGCGCATCGGCTTTGTTGCAGGGAATCCGCTGATTGTAAAGGCCTTTAGTGATGTGAAGGATAACTGTGATTCGGGACAGTTTATCGCGATTCAAAAGGCAGCAGCTTATGCGCTTGCTCATCCTGAAATTACGGAAAGAATAGCAATGAAATATTCAAGGCGGCATGAGCTGCTCGTAAATGCACTGAACAAACTCGGATTCAAGGCGCGGAAGCCGCGAGGCTCTTTTTTTCTATATGTGAAAATACCTAAAGGAATAACAGGCGGTGAAACGTTTGAGACGGCGGAGGATTTTTCCCAATATTTAATCCGGCGCAAATTAATTTCAACGGTGCCTTGGGATGAGGCTGGTCCATATGTGCGGTTCTCAGTTACTTTTGAAGCCAATGGGATTGAGGAGGAGGAAGAAGTCGTCAAGGAGATCAAGCGTCGTCTTGGAAGTATCAAGTTTGAATTTTAA
- the pyrR gene encoding bifunctional pyr operon transcriptional regulator/uracil phosphoribosyltransferase PyrR, protein MSIDTHVIMDETAIRRALTRIAHEILERNKGIEGCVLAGIKTRGVFLAKRLAERLEEIEGASIPWGELDVTFYRDDRNKTVGATNDNSFKLPIHGKKVILFDDVLYTGRTIRAAMDAIMDCGRPESIQLAVLADRGHRELPIRPDYIGKNVPTSKSEEIEVLLQEIDGCDVVRIMHHREES, encoded by the coding sequence ATGAGCATCGATACACATGTCATTATGGATGAGACTGCGATTCGGCGGGCACTTACAAGAATTGCGCATGAAATATTGGAACGAAACAAAGGTATTGAGGGATGTGTACTTGCAGGGATCAAAACCCGAGGTGTTTTTCTAGCCAAGCGCCTTGCCGAGCGTCTGGAAGAGATTGAAGGAGCAAGCATCCCATGGGGAGAGCTGGATGTAACATTCTACCGTGATGATCGGAATAAGACGGTGGGAGCAACGAATGATAATTCCTTCAAGCTGCCGATTCATGGCAAGAAAGTCATTTTGTTCGACGATGTACTTTACACGGGACGCACGATCCGCGCGGCGATGGACGCGATTATGGATTGCGGACGACCGGAGAGCATTCAGCTTGCGGTGCTTGCGGACAGAGGTCATCGTGAGCTTCCGATCCGCCCGGATTATATCGGCAAGAATGTTCCAACCTCCAAGTCTGAAGAGATCGAGGTGCTTCTGCAGGAAATCGACGGCTGCGACGTGGTTCGGATTATGCACCATCGGGAGGAGAGCTGA